A region from the Oncorhynchus clarkii lewisi isolate Uvic-CL-2024 chromosome 8, UVic_Ocla_1.0, whole genome shotgun sequence genome encodes:
- the LOC139415390 gene encoding sialomucin core protein 24-like isoform X1, which translates to MYLKLVYVTLVLALVAATTVASVDDGCAELACDTCVGDCQWLNCTFRETPTVSNVSCVNIMSINSQNMTVGNCSNETCSVVTDIPAPPTISHSPTTAAPVTPTASNATNSSTTEPEPTPADLTTAVPTALPATNGTVPVSAATHASNVSVTTASPVGPSPAPHKNSTFDAASFIGGIVLVLGLQAVVFFLYKFCKSKDRNYHTL; encoded by the exons ATGTACTTAAaacttgtttacgttacattaGTCCTTGCATTGGTAGCTGCAACAACAGTTGCGAGCGTAG ATGATGGATGTGCTGAACTCGCTTGTGACACTTGTGTCGGTGACTGTCAATGGTTGAACTGCACAT TTAGAGAAACTCCAACTGTCTCCAATGTTTCCTGTGTCAACATCATGTCCATAAACAGTCAGAACATGACCGTGGGCAACTGCTCTAATGAAACCTGCTCAG TTGTAACTGACATCCCTGCCCCACCCACAATCTCCCACTCTCCTACCACTGCTGCTCCAGTTACCCCTACGGCCAGCAATGCAACTAACAGCAGCACCACTGAGCCCGAGCCCACCCCAG CTGACCTAACCACTGCAGTACCAACTGCCCTGCCCGCCACTAACGGTACCGTCCCAGTCTCTGCCGCAACGCATGCTTCAA ACGTCAGTGTCACCACCGCATCACCTGTGGGGCCCTCTCCAGCGCCTCATAAGAATTCCACATTTGACGCAGCGAGCTTCATTGGGGGCATAGTGCTGGTCTTGGGCCTGCAGGCCGTGGTCTTCTTCCTCTACAAGTTCTGCAAGTCCAAGGACCGCAACTACCACACCCTCTGA
- the LOC139415390 gene encoding sialomucin core protein 24-like isoform X2, with the protein MYLKLVYVTLVLALVAATTVASVDDGCAELACDTCVGDCQWLNCTFRETPTVSNVSCVNIMSINSQNMTVGNCSNETCSADLTTAVPTALPATNGTVPVSAATHASNVSVTTASPVGPSPAPHKNSTFDAASFIGGIVLVLGLQAVVFFLYKFCKSKDRNYHTL; encoded by the exons ATGTACTTAAaacttgtttacgttacattaGTCCTTGCATTGGTAGCTGCAACAACAGTTGCGAGCGTAG ATGATGGATGTGCTGAACTCGCTTGTGACACTTGTGTCGGTGACTGTCAATGGTTGAACTGCACAT TTAGAGAAACTCCAACTGTCTCCAATGTTTCCTGTGTCAACATCATGTCCATAAACAGTCAGAACATGACCGTGGGCAACTGCTCTAATGAAACCTGCTCAG CTGACCTAACCACTGCAGTACCAACTGCCCTGCCCGCCACTAACGGTACCGTCCCAGTCTCTGCCGCAACGCATGCTTCAA ACGTCAGTGTCACCACCGCATCACCTGTGGGGCCCTCTCCAGCGCCTCATAAGAATTCCACATTTGACGCAGCGAGCTTCATTGGGGGCATAGTGCTGGTCTTGGGCCTGCAGGCCGTGGTCTTCTTCCTCTACAAGTTCTGCAAGTCCAAGGACCGCAACTACCACACCCTCTGA